Proteins from one Ficedula albicollis isolate OC2 chromosome 21, FicAlb1.5, whole genome shotgun sequence genomic window:
- the HP1BP3 gene encoding heterochromatin protein 1-binding protein 3: MSTDLSEAEPVHHKALPLLTGAQLIHTDKLSEKVEDDTMPIRRSVNASSRETPPKSKPAEGEEVKADAEVTSEESASVGEEQETGTLPAASSEAEQPKEPENEGKEETKSSEETKKDEKDQSKEKEKKVKKTIPAWATLSASQLARAQKQTQMAATSRPKMDAILTEAIKACFQKSGASVVAIRKYIIHKYPSLELERRGYLLKQALKRELERGIIRQVKGKGASGSFVVVSNAGKTVPKARDRKKSTSALSAEQQVKLEDVLPLAFTRLCEPKEASYSLIKKYVSQYYPKLKVDVRPQLLKNALQRAVEKGQLEQITGKGASGTFQLKKSGEKPLLGGTLMEDAILSAIAAMNEPKTCSTTALKKYILENYPGTNSNFQVHLLKRTLQKCEKNGWMEQISGKGFSGTFQLCFPYYPSPDVLYPEKQQDEDSEESDEEEEEESEEEESEEEESEEEEPPPKKRMQKRPPPKSRSRAPPMKRRESKPKPRKTPTARRGKAKPPPKVKTPAKKAKPAAPAIKKASGGSSSKKPATSGRKEVKPSAKGKSTMRKSLRAKK, from the exons atgtcgACTGATCTGTCTGAAGCTGAACCCGTGCATCATAAGGCGCTTCCACTCTTAACGGGAGCTCAGCTGATCCACACGGACAAGTTAAGTGAG AAAGTGGAAGACGACACGATGCCAATCCGTCGCTCGGTGAATGCTTCTTCCCGGGAAACTCCTCCCAAAAGCAAACCTGCCGAAGGGGAAGAGGTCAAAGCAG ATGCAGAAGTCACCTCTGAGGAATCTGCCTCTGTTGGAGAGGAACAAGAGACTGGAACCCTACCTGCTGCATCCAGTGAAGCAGAACAGCCAAAGGAACCTGAGAatgaagggaaggaggaaacaAAGTCCTCAGAAGAAACCAAAAAGGA CGAGAAGGATCAGTctaaggagaaggagaagaaggtgaagaagacCATCCCTGCGTGGGCCACGCTGTCTGCCAGCCAGCTGGCTCGGGCACAGAAGCAGACCCAGATGGCAGCCACCTCCCGGCCCAAAATGGATGCGATTCTAACCGAGGCCATCAAG gcCTGCTTTCAGAAGAGCGGTGCCTCGGTCGTTGCAATACGGAAATACATCATCCATAAATAcccctccctggagctggagaggaggggaTACCTCCTGAAGCAGGCACTgaaaagggagctggagaggggaatCATTAGGCAG GTGAAAGGAAAGGGAGCTTCTGGGAGCTTTGTGGTGGTGTCTAATGCAGGAAAAACTGTTCCAAAAGCCAGGGACAGAAAG aaaagcacttcagctctgagtgcagagcagcaggtgaagCTGGAGGATGTCCTGCCGCTGGCCTTCACCCGCCTGTGTGAGCCCAAGGAAGCTTCTTACAGCCTGATCAAGAAATACGTGTCTCAGTATTACCCCAAACTCAAAGTAGATGTAAG ACCCCAGCTGCTGAAGAAtgccctgcagagagctgtaGAGAAGGGCCAGTTAGAGCAGATCACAGGGAAGGGAGCATCTGGGACATTCCAG CTGAAGAAATCAGGGGAGAAGCCCCTGCTGGGTGGGACTCTGATGGAGGATGCCATCCTGTCTGCTATTGCGGCCATGAACGAACCGAAGACCTGCTCCACCACAGCGCTGAAGAAGTATATCCTGGAAAATTACCCAGGGACCAACTCCAACTTCCAGG tGCATCTACTGAAGAGAACTCTGCAGAAATGTGAGAAGAATGGCTGGATGGAGCAAATTTCTGGGAAGGGCTTCAGTGGAACCTTTCAACTTTGCTTCCCTTATTATCCCAG CCCAGATGTGCTCTatccagagaagcagcaggatgaggattCTGAGGAATCtgatgaggaagaagaggaggaatcTGAGGAGGAAGAATCTGAAGAGGAAGAGTCTGAGGAGGAAGAGCCACCACCAAAGAAGAG GATGCAGAAGAGACCACCCCCCAAATCCCGGAGCAGGGCCCCTCCGATGAAGCGAAGAGAGTCCAAACCCAAGCCAAGGAAAACCCCCACCGCCCGCCGGGGCAAGGCAAAGCCCCCTCCCAAGGTCAAAACCCCTGCTAAGAAAGCCaaaccagcagccccagccatcAAGAAAGCCTCTGGTGGCAGCTCTTCCAAGAAACCAGCAACTAGTGGGAGGAAGGAAGTGAAACCCTCTGCCAAGGGCAAATCCACCATGAGGAAATCTCTCCGggcaaaaaagtaa